One window of Triticum dicoccoides isolate Atlit2015 ecotype Zavitan chromosome 5A, WEW_v2.0, whole genome shotgun sequence genomic DNA carries:
- the LOC119297160 gene encoding meiotic recombination protein DMC1 homolog B-like — protein MAPSKQYDEGGQLQLMEADRVEEEEECFESIDKLISQGINSGDVKKLQDAGIYTCNGLMMHTKKSLTGIKGLSEAKVDKICEAAEKLLSQGFMTGSDLLIKRKSVVRITTGSQALDELLGGGIETLCITEAFGEFRSGKTQLAHTLCVSTQLPLHMHGGNGKVAYIDSEGTFRPERIVPIAERFGMDANAVLDNIIYARAYTYEHQYNLLLGLAAKMAEEPFRLLIVDSVIALFRVDFSGRGELAERQQKLAQMLSRLTKIAEEFNVAVYITNQVIADPGGGMFITDPKKPAGGHVLAHATTIRLMLRKSKGEQRVCKIFDAPNLPEGEAVFQITTGGLMDVKD, from the exons ATGGCGCCGTCCAAGCAGTACGACGAGGGCGGGCAGCTCCAGCTCATGGAGGCCGAccgggtcgaggaggaggaggagtgcttcGAGTCCATCGACAAGT TGATCTCGCAGGGAATAAACTCAGGAGACGTGAAGAAGCTGCAGGATGCGGGGATCTACACTTGCAATGGGCTGATGATGCACACCAAGAAG AGCCTTACAGGGATTAAGGGCTTGTCTGAAGCAAAGGTTGATAAGATCTGCGAGGCTGCTGAAAAACTTCTG AGTCAGGGTTTCATGACAGGAAGTGATCTCCTTATTAAG CGAAAGTCTGTTGTCCGGATTACCACTGGGAGCCAAGCGCTTGATGAGCTGCTTGGAG GAGGGATTGAAACACTCTGTATCACAGAGGCATTTGGAGAGTTCCG GTCAGGGAAGACCCAGTTGGCTCATACTCTTTGTGTCTCCACTCAG CTTCCACTCCACATGCATGGTGGGAACGGGAAGGTTGCCTACATTGACAGTGAGGGAACATT CCGGCCTGAACGCATTGTGCCAATTGCTGAGAGATTTGGGATGGATGCCAATGCTGTTCTTGACAAT ATCATATACGCTCGCGCATACACCTATGAGCACCAGTACAACTTACTCCTGGGCCTTGCTGCCAAGATGGCCGAAGAGCCTTTCAGGCTTCTG ATCGTGGATTCTGTGATTGCGCTATTCCGTGTTGATTTCAGTGGTAGGGGTGAACTTGCAGAGCGTCAG CAAAAACTGGCACAAATGCTGTCCCGCCTTACAAAGATTGCTGAGGAGTTCAATGTTGCAGTGTACATCACCAACCAAG TGATTGCGGACCCAGGTGGTGGTATGTTCATCACTGACCCCAAAAAGCCGGCAGGAGGCCACGTGCTGGCGCATGCAACCACCATCCGGTTGATGCTGAGGAAAAGCAAAGGCGAGCAGCGTGTCTGCAAGATCTTTGACGCCCCTAACCTTCCCGAGGGAGAAGCT GTTTTCCAGATTACAACAGGCGGATTGATGGATGTGAAAGACTGA
- the LOC119297161 gene encoding FGGY carbohydrate kinase domain-containing protein-like → MLYRETGDETRSLSHMEQQRELKPCGMEPCGRGEVFWAESLGDLYEESYAKTGHSIVFPRHPLCSGLTPTSAKELGLLPGTPVGTSLMMLMPGVLESWKVCQMQSLKLKR, encoded by the exons ATGTTATATAG gGAAACTGGTGATGAAACCCGCAGCTTATCACACATGGAGCAGCAGAGGGAGTTAAAACCGTGTGGTATGGAACCGTGTGGAAGGGGTGAAGTCTTTTGGGCGGAAAGTTTGGgagacctttatgaagagagctacgcAAAAACAG GACACTCGATtgtgtttcctcgtcatcctctatGTTCTGGTTTGACACCTACTTCTGCAAAG GAGTTAGGCTTGCTTCCCGGGACTCCTGTTGGAACTTCACTTATGATGCTTATGCCGGGTGTCTTGGAGTCATGGAAAGTGTGCCAAATGCAGAGTTTAAAGCTGAAA CGATGA